One genomic segment of Virgibacillus doumboii includes these proteins:
- a CDS encoding LytR/AlgR family response regulator transcription factor encodes MKDIHVMIAEDEQLAREELIYLLENEPDVITYPSAENGQQLIDLYVEHEPDVIFLDVQMPGMTGVEAAKRITELAYIQSPLFVFTTAFDEYAVDAFEIEAVDYLLKPYDDSRFHKTMKRVRKKIAQMDVKEDKNTPSQNETPASKLLVDDGERMVVLSPDAICYAVPAKRLLEIHTKDEVIESRMTLQELEDKLRGLSFFRVHRSYLVNLNYVREITPWFNGASNVTLNDKYGTSLPVSRSARKILIEIFKN; translated from the coding sequence ATGAAAGATATTCATGTCATGATTGCGGAGGATGAACAGTTAGCCCGTGAAGAATTAATTTACCTGCTGGAAAATGAACCGGATGTAATCACTTATCCAAGTGCTGAGAACGGACAGCAATTAATCGACTTATATGTGGAACATGAGCCTGATGTTATTTTTCTCGACGTTCAAATGCCGGGAATGACCGGAGTGGAGGCTGCAAAACGAATTACTGAACTCGCTTATATTCAATCTCCTTTGTTCGTATTTACAACCGCTTTTGATGAATATGCCGTTGATGCGTTTGAAATTGAGGCTGTCGATTATTTACTGAAGCCTTATGATGACTCCCGGTTCCATAAGACCATGAAACGGGTCCGAAAAAAAATCGCACAAATGGATGTAAAAGAAGACAAAAACACACCATCTCAGAATGAAACACCTGCTTCAAAGCTGCTCGTTGACGATGGAGAAAGAATGGTTGTGTTATCTCCGGACGCCATCTGTTATGCAGTTCCGGCTAAACGCCTGCTTGAGATCCATACAAAAGATGAAGTAATTGAAAGCAGAATGACATTGCAGGAATTGGAGGATAAACTTCGAGGCCTTTCATTCTTTCGGGTGCATAGAAGCTATTTGGTGAACCTGAATTATGTCCGGGAAATCACGCCATGGTTCAACGGCGCAAGTAATGTAACACTTAACGATAAGTATGGTACATCATTACCGGTCAGCAGGTCAGCAAGAAAAATATTGATCGAAATATTCAAAAATTAA
- a CDS encoding LytS/YhcK type 5TM receptor domain-containing protein, with translation MKYLTIILFERIGLLLVLAFVLTRIPGFKSLLYREYSGKMVFVHACMFGLFGIAGTITGIIMEDGAVVTHGFVGPVGDDQMIVSSSLVAIVIAGLLGGPVVGLGAGVIAGTHLFYLGGIGFLANALVNPLTGLLAGLTARFFSNERVISPLKALFIGVFPPVLQMQLLLIFEPNSENMIEIVNTIGLPLVLSNSIAIAIFTAMISIVLREQENEAAQATKQAFTIAEEALPYLKKDSSREMAAGIANLLYTRLKLAAVSVTDEKEVLAHKGLGEDHHREGDQIITALSHQAIHTKQMQIAYSRAEIQCRDANCPLEAAIIIPLVDANDVTGLVKFYFKKAQHIRPVELMLAQGLGQLISNQLNSIATEKLKTHVRDAELRNLQAQINPHFLFNTLQLIAALFRKDPEQARHITVNLAHYMRFNIGLVSSSLVHLEKECQHVKAYIEIVQTRFSNQLQILFSEIDGISQVFIPPSTIQPLVENSVQHGLKNITSGGMIKVNIEKKDTFIHVSVSDNGSGFPEDILDKAGNESMTANEDSGAGLYNVNQRLISLLGEQARLHIRNLPSSGSEVYFKIPYKVY, from the coding sequence GTGAAATACTTGACGATTATTTTGTTTGAACGTATCGGGTTATTGCTCGTACTTGCCTTCGTACTTACCCGTATACCCGGCTTTAAATCCTTACTTTATCGTGAATACTCCGGAAAAATGGTTTTCGTCCATGCCTGTATGTTTGGTCTGTTTGGAATAGCCGGAACAATCACAGGCATTATCATGGAGGATGGCGCTGTTGTAACCCATGGATTTGTCGGCCCTGTCGGTGATGACCAAATGATTGTCAGCTCCAGTCTGGTTGCTATTGTTATCGCCGGTCTGCTGGGAGGTCCTGTCGTTGGACTTGGGGCAGGTGTGATTGCCGGAACCCATCTTTTTTATCTTGGTGGAATCGGATTTTTAGCAAATGCGCTGGTCAATCCACTAACCGGATTATTGGCAGGATTAACGGCGCGGTTTTTTTCAAATGAACGGGTTATATCTCCTTTAAAAGCATTGTTTATCGGGGTGTTTCCACCAGTTCTGCAAATGCAGCTGCTGCTTATATTTGAACCGAATTCAGAGAACATGATTGAAATTGTGAACACGATCGGACTGCCGCTTGTTTTGTCCAACAGTATTGCAATCGCCATATTTACAGCAATGATCAGCATTGTCCTGCGTGAACAGGAAAATGAGGCGGCACAGGCAACCAAACAGGCTTTTACGATTGCCGAGGAGGCACTTCCTTATTTGAAAAAAGATTCTTCCCGCGAAATGGCTGCCGGAATCGCCAATTTACTCTATACCCGGTTGAAACTGGCCGCTGTTTCGGTAACAGATGAAAAAGAAGTCCTGGCACATAAGGGGCTTGGTGAGGATCATCACCGGGAAGGGGATCAGATTATTACCGCCCTGTCCCATCAGGCAATTCACACGAAACAGATGCAAATTGCCTATTCCCGTGCGGAAATCCAGTGCAGGGATGCCAATTGTCCATTGGAGGCCGCGATTATTATTCCGCTTGTGGATGCGAATGATGTGACAGGACTGGTTAAATTTTACTTCAAAAAAGCACAGCACATCCGCCCGGTGGAGCTGATGCTGGCACAGGGTCTTGGACAGTTGATATCCAATCAGCTGAATTCCATTGCAACCGAAAAACTGAAAACCCATGTCCGTGATGCTGAACTGAGAAATCTCCAGGCACAGATAAATCCGCACTTTTTATTTAACACACTCCAGCTGATAGCAGCATTGTTTCGAAAGGATCCGGAACAAGCACGCCATATTACAGTTAATTTGGCACACTATATGCGGTTCAATATCGGGCTTGTCTCGTCATCACTCGTACATCTGGAGAAAGAATGCCAGCATGTGAAAGCGTATATTGAAATTGTACAGACCCGCTTTTCCAACCAGCTGCAAATCCTTTTTTCGGAAATAGATGGTATTTCACAGGTGTTTATCCCGCCATCAACCATTCAGCCGCTTGTTGAAAACAGTGTCCAGCATGGTTTGAAGAATATAACAAGTGGCGGAATGATCAAGGTGAACATTGAAAAGAAGGATACATTTATTCACGTATCGGTCAGTGACAATGGCAGTGGTTTTCCTGAGGATATCTTAGATAAGGCGGGCAATGAGTCAATGACAGCTAATGAGGACAGTGGTGCAGGTTTATATAATGTCAATCAGCGTTTAATCAGTTTACTGGGAGAACAGGCACGATTACATATACGCAATTTACCTTCCAGTGGCAGTGAGGTTTATTTTAAAATTCCGTATAAAGTTTATTGA
- a CDS encoding solute symporter family protein: protein MNLTYFLFFLCIIVCTLIITYWAAKQSKTTNQFYIAAGSLTGIQNGLAIAGDYISAASFLGIVGTIAINGFDGFLYAIGFLVSYLIVLFFIAEPVHHLGTYSLGDVVCSRFPSDRIRWMMAIGAFIISILYMIPQLVAAGLLIRLLLDIDYSTSVLIIGSLMTVYVVFGGMFATSWVQIVKTVVLLSGTFLLSLIVFSRFDWSIAELIEQVKLGTPLGEQFFMPGNLFGNPLETISLHLALILGTAGLPHILIRFFTVHNTREVRRSVLTASWIIGIFYIITLVLGLGTVALIGYQELIAHDPTGNLAAPLLADELGGDFLMAFIAAISFTTIVAVVAGLVISATTAFSHDIFYHIIKRGNTTEKKQVRAAQWTAFVVGLISTLFALGLENINVTFLVSLTFIVAASSNLPVLLFTIYWKGFTQTGAIIGMLCGLIASLTLLLFGPHIMNPDGGWIAREPLFPLHNPGIIAIPVGFLGAYLGSIFSRGPKESRNDFQRFFIKAQTGIDAKEDIQ from the coding sequence GTGAACCTTACCTATTTCCTGTTTTTCCTGTGCATCATTGTGTGTACATTAATCATTACATATTGGGCGGCAAAGCAAAGTAAGACGACAAATCAATTTTATATTGCAGCCGGCAGTTTAACAGGGATACAGAATGGACTGGCAATTGCCGGTGATTACATAAGTGCGGCTTCTTTTTTGGGGATTGTAGGAACAATTGCGATCAATGGTTTTGATGGGTTTTTGTATGCGATTGGTTTTTTGGTCTCTTATTTAATAGTGTTATTTTTTATCGCAGAACCTGTTCATCATTTAGGCACCTATTCTCTCGGGGATGTTGTCTGCTCGCGGTTTCCGAGTGACAGGATACGCTGGATGATGGCAATTGGTGCGTTTATCATTTCGATTTTATATATGATTCCACAATTGGTGGCTGCGGGTCTCCTGATCCGGTTGCTTCTTGATATCGATTATTCAACCTCGGTGCTTATTATCGGAAGTCTAATGACAGTTTATGTGGTGTTCGGAGGAATGTTTGCAACGTCATGGGTGCAGATTGTGAAAACGGTAGTACTCCTGTCCGGGACTTTTTTGCTTTCATTAATTGTATTTTCCAGGTTTGATTGGAGTATTGCCGAACTGATTGAACAGGTGAAGCTGGGCACTCCATTAGGTGAACAGTTTTTTATGCCAGGTAATTTATTCGGCAATCCACTGGAAACGATATCACTTCATTTAGCGTTAATTCTCGGAACGGCTGGGCTTCCGCATATTCTGATTCGGTTTTTCACTGTCCATAATACACGGGAAGTACGCAGATCCGTCCTGACCGCGAGCTGGATCATCGGAATTTTTTACATAATCACACTCGTTCTTGGACTTGGTACCGTTGCCCTTATCGGATATCAGGAATTAATCGCACATGATCCAACGGGAAATCTGGCTGCACCATTACTGGCAGATGAACTTGGCGGGGATTTCCTGATGGCTTTTATTGCGGCAATATCCTTTACAACCATTGTTGCGGTAGTCGCTGGTTTGGTCATTTCGGCTACAACCGCTTTTTCCCATGATATTTTTTACCACATCATTAAAAGAGGAAATACGACGGAGAAAAAACAGGTTCGTGCTGCACAGTGGACTGCCTTTGTCGTTGGGCTTATTTCCACGTTATTTGCCCTTGGTCTGGAAAATATAAATGTGACATTCCTTGTTTCATTGACATTTATCGTTGCAGCTTCAAGTAATTTACCCGTTCTGTTATTTACCATATATTGGAAAGGATTCACCCAGACAGGGGCAATCATCGGAATGTTATGCGGTTTAATTGCTTCCCTGACGCTCTTATTGTTCGGACCGCATATTATGAATCCGGATGGTGGCTGGATTGCCAGGGAGCCGCTGTTCCCGCTGCATAACCCGGGCATCATTGCCATTCCGGTTGGGTTTTTGGGAGCATACCTTGGTTCGATATTCTCGCGCGGTCCAAAAGAGAGCCGTAATGACTTCCAGCGATTCTTTATAAAAGCGCAGACAGGGATCGATGCGAAGGAGGACATCCAGTGA